The Roseofilum casamattae BLCC-M143 genome has a segment encoding these proteins:
- a CDS encoding pentapeptide repeat-containing protein, giving the protein MLASPMNVEELKQQYAEGQRDFRSIDLNRQLLVGISLSQANLREAKLAQVNLSRAKLRGVNLREADLRGANLSGIDLQDANLISANLQKANLMGANLMGAGMRGAYLQEADLTGANLTHANLSESILSEIRLYDANLAKATLTRSKLDEAILTKANLDSANLTYTLLTNAHLEEVNFSNAMLSGANLEQANLSKADLSFANLSGANLRLAVLYQANLRQANLSWATLRQADLRVSNLFRTNFNWANLGEALLSQAMMIDAKFEQANLRNTDMTGAIMPDGTNHE; this is encoded by the coding sequence ATGCTTGCCTCCCCTATGAACGTCGAAGAACTGAAACAGCAATACGCAGAAGGTCAACGAGATTTTCGCTCCATCGATCTCAATCGTCAACTCCTCGTTGGAATTTCTCTGAGCCAAGCCAACTTGCGCGAAGCCAAATTAGCTCAAGTGAATTTAAGTCGAGCCAAACTCAGAGGAGTTAATTTGCGCGAAGCCGATTTGCGAGGAGCCAATTTGAGCGGAATCGATTTACAAGATGCCAATTTAATTAGTGCCAATCTCCAGAAAGCAAATTTAATGGGGGCAAATTTGATGGGAGCGGGAATGCGCGGTGCGTATTTGCAGGAAGCTGATTTAACCGGAGCGAATTTAACGCATGCGAATTTAAGCGAGTCGATTCTGAGCGAGATTCGGCTCTACGATGCTAATTTGGCTAAGGCAACCCTAACGCGATCGAAGTTAGATGAAGCGATTTTAACCAAAGCGAATTTAGATAGCGCCAATCTTACCTATACCTTACTGACGAATGCGCATTTGGAGGAGGTCAATTTTAGTAATGCCATGCTCAGTGGGGCAAATTTAGAACAGGCTAATTTGAGTAAAGCCGATCTCAGTTTTGCTAATTTGAGTGGGGCAAATTTGCGCTTGGCAGTTCTCTATCAGGCCAATCTGCGCCAGGCCAATTTAAGCTGGGCCACTTTGCGTCAAGCGGATTTGCGCGTGTCTAATTTATTTCGGACTAATTTTAATTGGGCGAATTTAGGCGAAGCACTGCTGTCGCAAGCGATGATGATTGATGCGAAGTTCG